Proteins encoded by one window of Candidatus Nitrosocosmicus hydrocola:
- a CDS encoding acetate--CoA ligase family protein: MTDQNKIKSIFEESFKNQVKVITEETAKGILSDYQISVPGFALVKDEESAVTEAKKLGFPLVAKIVSPQILHKTDVGGVKIDLRDEDSVRSAFNDMYNRLSKDYDVKGVLLEKMVPKGVEMIVGLQNDPQFGPVMMVGLGGIFTELFKDVSFRVLPISKDDALEMIEELQGKMLLKGYRGSEPIDLNILSDALLNIGKLGYDIAPYYESIDFNPVIVYPNSYFVADAKILLSEQPKYNVISAEQPNSSHMDQFFNAKSIALIGASPEVGKIGNSVLETLVKHDYKGKVYPVNAKGYPEIMGIPAYKSLEDINEPIDVVVVTVDLKFVPDLLKICGQKSIHNVVIISGGGKELGGERAAIEQQVKDLSSQLKIRIIGPNCIGMFNGENRLDCAFQGHDRMLRPKNGNVAFLSQSGTIGIAFMEHSFPFGMSKMVSYGNRSDVDEADMIWYLAEDPQTKVIGLYVEGLGDGRKFVNTAKRVIGDKKKPIVVFKNGRTTRGAKQAASHTGSLGGTFSVVKGAFAQNGIISVDSYDELTASLKALSWQPIPSGNRVAMVTNGAGPIIAAIDQFERLGLQVATLSDQSMKSFKEHYPATYVIGNPCDVTGSANADDYKYAIQTFMEDPNVDIIMPWFVFQDDPLEEKIVEILAEFNRLGKKPILVGALGGPFTQKMANSLEDNNVPVYQSVNTWSIAASSLAKWAALTKK; this comes from the coding sequence TTGACAGATCAAAACAAAATCAAATCTATATTTGAAGAATCTTTTAAGAATCAAGTTAAGGTAATAACAGAGGAAACTGCAAAGGGAATTCTCTCAGATTATCAAATATCAGTACCTGGATTTGCATTGGTAAAAGATGAAGAATCTGCAGTGACTGAGGCAAAAAAACTTGGATTTCCACTAGTTGCCAAAATTGTTTCGCCACAAATTTTGCACAAGACTGACGTAGGTGGAGTTAAGATTGATTTAAGAGATGAAGATTCAGTCAGATCTGCTTTCAATGATATGTACAATAGGCTGTCAAAGGATTACGATGTAAAAGGGGTTCTTCTCGAAAAAATGGTTCCAAAAGGTGTTGAGATGATTGTCGGATTACAGAACGATCCCCAATTTGGTCCCGTAATGATGGTGGGGTTGGGCGGAATATTTACTGAATTATTCAAGGATGTCTCATTTAGGGTTCTTCCTATTTCTAAGGATGATGCGTTGGAAATGATTGAAGAGTTGCAAGGAAAAATGCTTTTAAAAGGTTATAGAGGATCAGAACCAATTGACCTCAATATTTTATCAGATGCGCTGCTAAATATTGGCAAGTTAGGATATGATATTGCACCGTATTATGAGAGTATTGATTTTAACCCAGTTATAGTCTATCCCAATAGCTATTTTGTCGCTGATGCAAAAATCTTGTTATCTGAGCAACCAAAATATAACGTAATTTCAGCCGAGCAGCCAAACTCATCTCACATGGATCAATTCTTTAATGCAAAATCCATAGCCTTAATTGGTGCCTCTCCTGAGGTCGGTAAAATAGGAAATTCTGTATTAGAAACTCTAGTAAAGCATGATTACAAGGGAAAAGTTTATCCGGTAAATGCCAAAGGCTATCCAGAGATAATGGGAATACCTGCATACAAGAGTCTAGAGGATATTAACGAACCGATCGACGTGGTTGTAGTTACGGTTGATCTAAAATTCGTACCTGATTTGTTAAAGATTTGCGGACAAAAATCCATTCACAATGTCGTCATTATTTCTGGTGGTGGAAAAGAACTAGGTGGAGAGAGAGCAGCAATCGAGCAACAGGTAAAAGATCTTTCTTCACAGCTAAAAATTAGGATAATTGGACCTAACTGTATTGGCATGTTTAATGGTGAAAATAGATTAGATTGTGCATTCCAAGGACACGACCGTATGTTGAGACCCAAAAATGGGAACGTGGCATTTTTGTCACAAAGTGGTACTATCGGTATCGCATTTATGGAACACTCGTTTCCATTTGGAATGAGCAAGATGGTTTCTTATGGAAATCGTTCTGATGTCGATGAAGCTGACATGATATGGTATCTTGCAGAGGATCCTCAGACGAAAGTTATCGGATTATATGTTGAAGGTTTGGGCGATGGTAGAAAATTTGTAAATACTGCTAAACGAGTAATCGGTGACAAAAAGAAACCAATTGTGGTATTCAAAAATGGCCGCACGACCAGAGGTGCTAAACAAGCGGCTTCTCATACAGGTTCTCTTGGAGGAACCTTCAGTGTTGTAAAGGGTGCTTTTGCACAAAATGGCATAATATCAGTAGATAGTTATGATGAACTCACAGCATCACTAAAAGCTTTGTCTTGGCAACCAATTCCATCGGGCAATAGGGTGGCAATGGTAACAAATGGTGCAGGGCCGATTATTGCAGCCATAGATCAATTTGAAAGACTGGGTCTGCAGGTAGCAACCCTCAGTGATCAAAGTATGAAATCATTTAAGGAACATTATCCGGCGACCTATGTGATTGGAAATCCATGTGATGTTACTGGTTCTGCAAATGCTGACGATTACAAATATGCAATTCAAACATTTATGGAGGACCCGAATGTCGACATCATTATGCCTTGGTTTGTTTTTCAAGACGATCCTTTAGAGGAAAAAATTGTAGAAATTCTAGCAGAATTTAACAGGCTTGGTAAAAAACCAATATTAGTGGGTGCACTAGGTGGTCCTTTTACTCAAAAGATGGCAAACAGCCTTGAGGACAACAATGTTCCAGTATATCAATCTGTAAATACTTGGAGCATAGCAGCAAGTTCATTGGCAAAATGGGCAGCACTAACCAAAAAGTAG
- the erpA gene encoding iron-sulfur cluster insertion protein ErpA has protein sequence MASVQQPKIIDVTPKAAEKVTEFMKQEGKDSLFLRVYVTGGGCSGLSYGMGFEENPDEDDVVLEQNNVKILVDNYSQKYLKGAVVDYIESLMGSGFKITNPNVTKSCSCGHSFSTE, from the coding sequence ATGGCAAGTGTTCAACAACCAAAGATAATTGACGTAACTCCTAAAGCAGCAGAAAAAGTAACAGAATTCATGAAGCAAGAAGGTAAAGACAGTCTCTTCCTTAGAGTTTATGTCACTGGCGGAGGATGCTCAGGTTTGTCATACGGGATGGGCTTTGAAGAAAATCCTGATGAAGACGATGTAGTATTGGAGCAAAACAACGTAAAAATATTAGTAGACAATTATAGCCAAAAATATCTTAAAGGTGCAGTAGTTGATTATATAGAAAGTTTGATGGGATCAGGATTTAAGATAACCAATCCAAATGTCACAAAGAGTTGTTCTTGTGGTCATTCATTCTCTACAGAGTAG
- a CDS encoding Glu/Leu/Phe/Val family dehydrogenase, producing the protein MTIDNKDNPYQMALKQLDETAKIINLDKGIHKILAKPKRVLTVSLPVQMDDGSIEVFTGFRSQHNDARGPFKGGIRYHPQVSIEEVMALSMWMTWKCAIAGIPLGGGKGGIICDPKKMSKNELERLTRRYAYAISDIIGPYTDIPAPDVYTGGQEMAWIMDTFSTLKGNFGQPGVITGKPIPIGGSLGRNEATGRGLSFTVREASKRQNISMDNATVVVQGFGNAGQFAAQLVEEQGAKVIAVSDTQGAIINKNGFLVNELIKFKKENKSIKGFPGSSEISNEELLTTECTILIPAALENQITSDNASKINTKIVAEAANGPTTPEADQILYNNGILVIPDVLANSGGVTVSYFEWLQNLSRDYWTEREVNDRLDSVMTRAFKEVYDAHLSYNTNMRTASIALAVNRVAEATQLRGIWP; encoded by the coding sequence ATGACAATTGACAATAAAGATAATCCCTATCAAATGGCGTTAAAACAACTTGACGAAACTGCAAAAATAATAAACTTGGACAAAGGTATACACAAGATTCTTGCCAAACCAAAACGTGTGCTTACGGTATCTCTTCCTGTACAAATGGACGATGGAAGTATTGAAGTATTCACAGGATTTAGGTCACAGCATAATGATGCTCGAGGTCCATTTAAAGGTGGAATTAGATATCATCCTCAAGTCAGTATCGAAGAAGTTATGGCACTATCTATGTGGATGACCTGGAAATGCGCTATAGCAGGAATCCCCTTAGGTGGCGGAAAAGGTGGAATTATATGCGACCCAAAGAAAATGTCAAAAAACGAACTTGAAAGGCTAACTAGAAGATATGCATACGCAATTTCAGACATAATTGGCCCCTATACAGATATTCCTGCACCGGATGTCTATACGGGTGGTCAAGAAATGGCATGGATTATGGACACTTTCTCCACGCTTAAAGGAAATTTTGGTCAACCTGGAGTAATTACAGGAAAACCAATACCAATAGGCGGATCACTTGGTCGAAATGAAGCAACAGGTAGAGGACTTTCATTTACTGTAAGAGAAGCATCTAAGAGACAAAACATTTCTATGGATAACGCTACAGTGGTTGTTCAAGGTTTTGGTAATGCAGGTCAGTTTGCTGCACAGCTTGTCGAAGAGCAAGGCGCAAAGGTAATAGCAGTATCTGATACACAAGGAGCGATTATTAACAAGAATGGATTTTTGGTCAATGAACTAATAAAATTCAAGAAGGAAAACAAGTCGATAAAAGGGTTCCCTGGTTCATCAGAAATATCCAATGAAGAATTATTGACTACCGAATGCACAATTCTGATACCTGCAGCTTTAGAGAATCAGATTACAAGCGATAATGCTTCAAAAATCAATACAAAGATTGTTGCAGAGGCTGCTAACGGACCTACCACTCCTGAGGCTGATCAAATTCTATATAACAATGGGATATTAGTAATCCCCGATGTTTTGGCAAACAGCGGTGGTGTTACTGTATCATACTTTGAATGGCTACAAAATCTTAGCCGGGACTACTGGACAGAAAGGGAAGTAAACGATAGATTGGATTCGGTTATGACCAGGGCATTTAAGGAGGTTTACGATGCACATCTTTCCTATAATACTAATATGCGCACTGCAAGTATCGCATTGGCTGTAAATAGGGTAGCAGAAGCAACGCAACTGAGAGGCATATGGCCATAA
- a CDS encoding phosphatase PAP2 family protein, with protein MTTQPYKDTVNPFWNTKLSVIFLLVISFVIVSGVASSGITNNLDNSIAGFFGSLQDPTLDLIFIIITTTSDTINLIIAGFVLTIIKRTRRFGMILLISLVAITILVTYIKPLFGIEHPQETFVPLISLPEKFTLERDSFMPLAQGYSFPSNHIASAVAFGFIIGGLSYRYSFRFALAFMISFPIIIGFTKLYLFQHNLMDLIGGYLFGLIIVILIVKGLKANIQTPKNFERVQEEEIEVEDDEGGEVKDGGDGVDGAEEEVKEVKQAEKEDEEDEEDEEEKGEILKKKTLGKLQRDKKTPESKMDNDNNKKDNLS; from the coding sequence ATGACTACACAACCATACAAAGATACTGTTAACCCCTTTTGGAATACAAAATTATCTGTAATCTTTCTTCTGGTAATTTCCTTCGTAATTGTTAGTGGTGTTGCATCATCTGGAATTACCAATAATTTGGATAATTCTATTGCGGGTTTCTTTGGGAGTCTACAAGATCCTACATTAGATCTAATTTTTATCATCATTACAACAACTTCTGATACAATTAATTTAATTATAGCAGGATTTGTTCTAACGATTATCAAGCGAACTAGGCGGTTTGGAATGATACTCCTAATTTCACTTGTTGCAATAACGATCCTAGTAACATACATCAAACCGCTATTTGGGATCGAACATCCCCAGGAAACTTTTGTTCCCCTAATATCTTTGCCTGAAAAATTTACTCTTGAGCGAGATAGTTTTATGCCCTTAGCACAGGGATATTCGTTTCCATCCAATCACATAGCATCCGCTGTAGCATTTGGATTCATAATAGGAGGTCTCTCATATCGATATTCTTTCAGGTTTGCTCTTGCCTTCATGATTTCATTTCCAATAATTATAGGTTTTACAAAATTGTACTTGTTTCAACACAATTTGATGGATCTGATTGGCGGATACCTCTTTGGGTTAATAATAGTCATATTGATAGTAAAGGGGCTAAAGGCAAATATCCAGACTCCGAAGAATTTTGAGAGGGTACAAGAGGAGGAGATTGAGGTAGAAGATGATGAAGGTGGAGAAGTAAAAGATGGAGGAGATGGAGTAGATGGGGCTGAGGAAGAGGTTAAAGAAGTAAAGCAGGCCGAAAAGGAGGATGAGGAGGATGAGGAGGATGAGGAGGAAAAAGGAGAAATATTGAAGAAAAAAACCCTAGGAAAATTACAAAGAGATAAGAAAACGCCAGAAAGTAAGATGGATAATGACAATAACAAAAAAGACAACTTGAGTTAA
- the sufU gene encoding Fe-S cluster assembly sulfur transfer protein SufU: MSEDIYREMILDHYRNPRNKGKIEEPDIRINDSNPLCGDEISIDLKVENDIIKDIKFDGRGCAISQASASMLTEMVSNKPLTTIKEITKDDILENIGLTNLGPARIKCALLSLKVLKLGMVKYYVDKDPSSADQMKDQSKVF; encoded by the coding sequence ATGAGTGAAGATATTTACAGAGAAATGATTCTCGATCATTATAGAAACCCAAGGAACAAGGGTAAAATTGAAGAACCTGATATCAGGATAAACGATAGCAATCCACTGTGCGGCGATGAAATTTCTATTGACTTGAAAGTTGAAAATGATATTATTAAAGACATAAAATTCGATGGCAGGGGGTGTGCGATTAGTCAAGCCAGTGCTTCAATGTTGACAGAAATGGTTTCAAACAAGCCTTTAACAACAATTAAAGAAATTACAAAAGATGACATATTGGAAAATATTGGACTGACGAATTTGGGTCCAGCCAGAATAAAATGCGCCTTGCTTTCCTTAAAAGTATTGAAATTGGGAATGGTAAAGTATTATGTAGACAAAGACCCATCTTCAGCAGATCAAATGAAGGATCAATCTAAAGTCTTTTGA
- a CDS encoding aminotransferase class V-fold PLP-dependent enzyme, producing the protein MQALLDVYKIRQDFPILNRRLNDGKRLIYLDNAATTQKPKEVIDSISRYYSEYNSNIHRAVYQIAEEATQEYENTREKIRKFINARYPEEIIFTRNTTESINLVAYTWGNTNIKKGNKIILTEYEHHSNIVPWQTLCHNKGAKVKYLEVDNDGYISLEELESLISKKGEGKTKLISLSEMSNVLGTIFPSREIIKLAHEKQIPVLLDGAQSVPHMKTDVQQTGCDFLAFSAHKMLGPTGVGVLYVKKEILEDMKPFILGGDMIKEVHKENTIFNDLPYRFEGGTPNIADVIGFSAAIDYLNRIGMENVREHEHMMTTYLLDKIQDIKSTTIYGPKNAKDRGGLVSFNMDGIHPHDCATILNDYGVAIRSGHHCAQVLMEKLDIVASSRASIYIYNTKEEIDILIEALNHARRIFKI; encoded by the coding sequence ATGCAAGCTCTTCTCGATGTTTACAAAATCAGACAAGACTTTCCCATACTAAATAGAAGGTTAAATGATGGAAAGAGGTTGATATATCTAGATAACGCAGCTACCACTCAAAAACCCAAAGAAGTAATTGATTCTATTAGTAGATATTATTCAGAATATAATTCTAATATTCACAGAGCAGTATACCAAATCGCAGAAGAGGCAACCCAAGAATATGAAAATACAAGAGAAAAAATCCGAAAATTTATCAATGCAAGATATCCCGAAGAAATTATTTTTACCCGAAATACCACCGAATCCATAAACTTGGTTGCATATACATGGGGAAATACAAATATCAAAAAGGGCAACAAAATTATTTTGACAGAGTATGAGCATCATAGCAATATCGTTCCATGGCAAACCTTGTGTCACAACAAAGGTGCAAAGGTCAAATATCTGGAAGTAGATAACGATGGATACATTAGTTTAGAAGAATTGGAGTCATTGATTTCAAAAAAGGGCGAAGGCAAAACTAAATTGATTTCCTTAAGCGAAATGTCTAACGTTTTGGGCACAATTTTCCCTTCAAGAGAAATTATAAAGCTGGCCCATGAGAAGCAAATCCCCGTACTTTTGGACGGTGCCCAATCAGTTCCTCACATGAAAACCGATGTACAGCAAACAGGATGTGATTTTCTTGCTTTTTCAGCTCATAAAATGCTTGGTCCTACAGGAGTAGGTGTTTTGTATGTCAAAAAGGAAATTTTGGAAGATATGAAGCCATTTATTTTAGGTGGGGATATGATAAAGGAAGTTCACAAAGAGAACACCATTTTCAATGATCTACCTTACAGATTTGAAGGCGGGACCCCGAATATAGCTGATGTCATCGGATTTAGTGCAGCTATCGACTACCTCAATAGAATAGGAATGGAAAATGTGCGCGAACATGAGCATATGATGACTACCTATTTGTTGGACAAGATTCAGGATATAAAATCCACAACAATTTATGGGCCCAAAAATGCCAAGGATAGGGGAGGGTTGGTATCTTTTAATATGGATGGAATACACCCGCATGATTGCGCTACAATCCTAAATGATTACGGTGTTGCTATTCGCTCTGGTCATCACTGCGCTCAAGTTCTCATGGAAAAATTAGATATCGTTGCCTCCTCTAGGGCTAGTATCTATATTTATAATACGAAGGAGGAAATTGATATATTGATAGAGGCTTTAAATCATGCTAGGAGAATATTCAAGATATGA
- a CDS encoding ABC transporter ATP-binding protein has translation MKKTSKDNKDQSNGVSHDKVIIQDLSISYKTSSKTIVAVDRISFTIDDAEGVGIIGESGSGKSTVGYGIMRSLAENGSVESGSVLYESINLLEIPKKEFDYRYRWKKISMVFQGSMNSLDPVFTIRNQMREILLTHRNDLAKDKQNEVIHNALHDVGLDPSFVLNKYPHELSGGMKQRIGIANSLLAGPTLLIADEPTTALDVVTQAQILQLLKKLKRENKMRIIIITHDMSLIPNLVDKLIIMYAGQAIEISDVSSVFEKPLHPYTQALIQSIPKINSTEKNIRFIKGNPPDLATVGRGCRFRDRCPKVFDKCTCDPPEFYVDKNMVKCWLYE, from the coding sequence ATGAAGAAAACCTCAAAAGATAATAAGGATCAGTCTAACGGAGTATCACATGATAAAGTCATTATTCAAGACTTGTCAATTTCATATAAAACAAGTTCTAAGACTATTGTAGCAGTAGACCGAATATCTTTTACTATCGACGATGCTGAGGGTGTAGGAATAATAGGCGAATCCGGATCTGGCAAGAGTACTGTTGGATATGGTATCATGAGATCACTTGCGGAAAATGGTTCAGTCGAATCTGGAAGCGTTTTATATGAGAGTATCAATCTTTTAGAAATTCCCAAAAAGGAATTTGACTACAGATATCGTTGGAAAAAAATATCAATGGTTTTTCAAGGTTCAATGAATAGCCTTGATCCTGTTTTTACAATAAGGAATCAAATGAGAGAAATATTGCTAACGCATCGAAATGACTTGGCTAAAGATAAGCAAAATGAGGTTATTCATAACGCGTTGCATGACGTTGGACTGGACCCAAGCTTTGTCTTAAACAAGTATCCCCATGAACTAAGTGGTGGTATGAAGCAACGTATAGGTATAGCCAATTCTCTATTAGCTGGACCCACATTACTAATAGCAGATGAACCAACAACTGCACTAGATGTGGTAACCCAAGCACAAATTTTGCAATTATTAAAGAAACTCAAAAGAGAAAACAAAATGAGAATCATCATAATAACTCATGATATGTCTTTGATCCCCAATTTGGTTGACAAATTGATAATAATGTATGCGGGTCAGGCAATTGAAATATCAGACGTCTCCTCGGTTTTTGAAAAGCCGTTACATCCCTACACTCAAGCGCTAATTCAGTCAATCCCAAAGATTAACTCAACTGAAAAGAATATACGATTCATTAAGGGAAATCCCCCGGATTTAGCCACTGTTGGCAGAGGGTGTAGATTTAGAGATAGATGTCCAAAAGTTTTTGACAAGTGCACCTGCGATCCTCCAGAGTTTTATGTTGACAAGAACATGGTAAAGTGTTGGCTTTATGAATAA
- a CDS encoding DUF3892 domain-containing protein, whose protein sequence is MQSEYVISCVKKNAQGNIEKVGIDGEIFDAKTIAEKILTRENAYFTLVMGIRVRVFVMRDPITKEPYLTTTTNNKLPNNLKFLPKCG, encoded by the coding sequence ATGCAGTCAGAATACGTTATATCATGTGTGAAAAAAAATGCTCAAGGAAATATCGAAAAAGTAGGAATAGACGGAGAAATATTTGATGCCAAAACAATTGCAGAAAAAATTTTGACTAGAGAAAATGCATACTTTACTCTTGTCATGGGAATTAGAGTAAGAGTTTTTGTAATGAGGGATCCAATAACAAAAGAGCCCTATCTTACAACTACAACCAATAATAAGTTACCAAATAATCTAAAATTCTTACCAAAATGCGGCTGA
- a CDS encoding transcription elongation factor NusA: MVLKTPICTFDAKTGILCNLCENKLESGEITQADVDSSIILSKLAQKDPLVNKMTLVSAVEIEKELVLLLKNSDVRLIRSSDNLSEKINKGFGKAVWIIESDSNDRRFLENLFHPLHLESVNFVWLPDGSKLTRIVIEKFDYAKIDKNKLETVKKISMAVRQIDLIIEPEI, from the coding sequence GTGGTACTTAAAACACCTATTTGTACTTTTGATGCTAAAACAGGTATTTTATGCAATTTGTGTGAAAATAAGCTTGAATCGGGAGAAATAACTCAAGCTGATGTAGATAGTTCAATCATTCTTTCAAAACTTGCCCAAAAGGATCCGCTAGTAAACAAAATGACCCTTGTATCAGCCGTAGAAATTGAAAAAGAACTAGTCTTACTACTTAAGAACTCTGATGTGAGACTAATTCGATCAAGTGACAACCTTTCTGAGAAGATAAATAAGGGATTTGGCAAGGCCGTATGGATAATTGAATCCGATTCAAACGATCGAAGGTTCTTAGAAAATTTGTTTCATCCTCTGCATCTGGAAAGTGTAAATTTTGTTTGGTTACCTGATGGAAGTAAGCTTACTAGAATAGTGATAGAAAAATTTGATTATGCCAAGATTGATAAAAACAAACTTGAAACCGTAAAAAAGATATCTATGGCTGTTAGGCAAATTGACCTGATTATTGAACCTGAAATCTAG
- the aspS gene encoding aspartate--tRNA(Asn) ligase, producing MTSTIPDKMNSTSRTHYASQLTKEHIGFEVIVAGWIEDFRDIGKLGFIMLRDVSGLVQTVLKGENLLLARNIPRQSNVLIIGKVQDTKSKNFSVELNVGEIIILSEASLTLPIDPTGRVESNLDTRLDSRALDLRNPKVLNIFVLRSGILGVIRDFFSERNFIEVNTPKIIGSASEGGSNLFSFDYFKTKGYLAQSPQLYKEQLVLSLDRVFEIAPYFRAENSHTLRHLNEFQSVDMEAAYLDYTAVMDLVEEMIKRILVFTKDSKRIEFENPLFEQKTFENLTSKPFPRIRYEDCITELKKLGEKVEFGEDLSDASLKKLGEKFDKFFFILDWPLDLKPFYIHEKEDDPKISKSFDLQFGYLELVSGGTRQHDISKLKSRLEAQGLSHQSFRDHLRVFEWGMPPHSGCGLGLDRLLMVLSGVNNIRETVLYPRDTTRISP from the coding sequence ATGACTTCTACGATCCCGGACAAGATGAATAGCACTTCAAGAACACACTATGCTTCACAACTTACAAAGGAGCATATTGGTTTTGAGGTGATTGTAGCAGGCTGGATTGAAGATTTTAGGGATATTGGCAAACTTGGATTCATAATGTTAAGGGATGTATCTGGTTTGGTTCAAACCGTATTAAAAGGTGAAAATTTGCTTTTGGCTCGCAATATTCCTAGACAGAGTAATGTTTTAATCATTGGAAAAGTACAAGATACAAAGTCAAAAAATTTTTCGGTCGAGTTAAACGTAGGTGAAATAATTATTCTTTCTGAGGCATCGCTGACTTTGCCTATAGATCCTACAGGCAGAGTCGAATCAAATCTTGATACTCGGCTTGATAGTAGAGCCCTTGACCTTAGAAATCCCAAAGTTTTAAACATCTTCGTACTCCGTTCAGGAATACTAGGGGTAATCCGGGATTTTTTCTCAGAGCGTAATTTCATTGAAGTCAATACTCCAAAAATCATTGGAAGCGCAAGCGAAGGCGGTTCAAATCTATTTTCATTTGATTACTTTAAAACGAAGGGTTATCTTGCACAAAGCCCTCAATTATATAAAGAACAGTTAGTATTATCACTAGACAGAGTATTTGAAATCGCTCCATACTTTAGAGCTGAAAATTCTCACACTCTAAGACATCTAAACGAATTTCAAAGCGTGGATATGGAGGCAGCATATCTCGATTATACTGCTGTAATGGATCTAGTCGAAGAAATGATTAAAAGGATACTTGTATTTACTAAGGATTCTAAGCGTATAGAATTCGAAAATCCTTTGTTTGAGCAAAAAACATTTGAGAATTTAACAAGTAAACCCTTTCCAAGGATCAGATATGAAGATTGCATAACTGAATTAAAGAAACTAGGCGAGAAAGTCGAATTTGGTGAAGATCTTTCTGACGCTTCACTAAAGAAACTTGGTGAAAAATTTGACAAATTCTTTTTTATACTTGATTGGCCATTAGATTTGAAGCCATTTTACATTCATGAAAAAGAGGATGATCCGAAAATCTCTAAATCATTTGATCTCCAGTTTGGCTACTTGGAGTTAGTATCAGGGGGAACTAGACAGCATGATATATCAAAACTTAAAAGCAGATTGGAGGCTCAGGGACTTTCGCATCAAAGTTTTAGAGATCATCTACGCGTATTTGAATGGGGAATGCCGCCTCATTCTGGTTGTGGTTTAGGGTTAGATAGACTACTTATGGTGTTATCGGGTGTAAATAACATACGAGAGACTGTCCTGTATCCTAGAGATACGACTCGTATCAGCCCTTGA
- a CDS encoding Mov34/MPN/PAD-1 family protein, with protein sequence MDNLYVTVKQVQISFLERLVKDTDPLECCAILLGRREQCEFIVEEIIPTNNEDSSRVRFTIDDDKLFEIYQMADEKNMSVIGIFHSHPSVPYPSQTDKIYMKLNPVPWIIKSTITNEMRCFIADDQNNGNDILIEEIEIKIKG encoded by the coding sequence ATGGACAATCTGTATGTAACGGTTAAACAAGTACAGATATCATTTCTAGAACGATTAGTAAAAGATACTGATCCCCTTGAATGCTGTGCTATATTGCTAGGAAGACGGGAGCAGTGTGAATTCATTGTTGAAGAAATAATCCCAACTAATAACGAAGATTCTTCACGTGTACGGTTCACAATAGATGACGATAAGCTTTTTGAAATTTACCAAATGGCAGATGAAAAAAATATGTCGGTCATTGGAATATTTCACTCACACCCATCTGTTCCGTACCCCTCACAAACGGACAAAATATACATGAAATTAAACCCAGTACCTTGGATAATAAAATCAACCATTACAAACGAGATGCGGTGTTTTATAGCTGATGACCAAAATAATGGTAACGATATTTTGATTGAGGAAATTGAAATAAAAATCAAGGGCTGA